The segment CAAAAAAACAAAAATTGTGGCGACGATAGGGCCGGTCACTTCCGGCGAGGAAAAACTTACAGAGCTTTTAGAAAGCGGAATGAACGTAATGAGAATAAACTTCTCCCACGGCGATTTCGCCGAACACCAGACAAAAGTCAACAACGGGCGCAAGGCTTCCAAAAAAACCGGAATTCCGCTGGCGATAATGCAGGATTTGGGCGGGCCGAAAATCAGGATAGGCGATTTCTACAAAGAAAGCATCACCCTTAAGGAAGGCGAGACCTTCACCCTGACGACCGAAAAAATAACCGGCGACGAAAAAAGAGTTTACATAAACTATCCGCTTCTGCCCAAGGAGGTTAAAAAAGGCGGCTACATTCTTCTCCACGACGGCAAGAAAAAACTGCAGATAACGGACATCAAAGGCAGCGAGGTGATATGCAAAATCATCGTCGGCGGAGACATCAAGGGCAGAAGGGGCGTCAACTTGCCGGGCGCTTATCTTTCCGTAAGCTCAATTACGGAAAAGGACAGGAAAGATTTGGAATTTGGCATCAAAAATAAGGTTGATTACGTCGCCCTTTCTTTCGTCCGAAGGCCGGGTGACATCATCGAATTACGGGAAATTTTAAAGAAAGCCAAACTGTCGGCCGGAATAATCGCCAAGATAGAAACGCCGGAGGCGGTGGAAAACATTGAAGAAATAATAAAACTGGCCGATGGCATAATGGTGGCGCGCGGCGATCTGGCTATAGAAGTGCCGGCCGAGGACGTGCCGCTTATCCAGAAAATGATAATTGAGAAGTGCAACCGCGCCGGCAAACCGGTGATAACCGCCACCCAGATGCTGGAATCAATGATAAAATCTCCAGTTCCGACCAGGGCCGAGGTTTCCGACGTGGCCAACGCCATTTTGGACGGCACCGACGCGATAATGCTCTCGGAGGAAACGACTTTGGGCGATTATCCGGTGGAAGCGGTAAAAATGATGTCCCGCATAGCGGAAAGAGTGGAAGACGACATTTTGCACCAAAAACTGACTTTCAGCAGGAAAATTAATTCATCGCGGCGGAAAATGGCCAGCGTGGACGGCGAAGTTTCCGCGCAAAGCGCGCTGGAAGAAGTTACCAACGCCATCAGCGGAGAGGCGGTTGACATTGCCCGCGGAGTGGACGCCAAGTTCATCGTGGCTTTGAGCAACAGCGGTTTTACCGCCAGAATGATATCCAGATTCAAACCTTTCCAGGAAATTCTGGGAATGACTCCGAACAAAGAAACCTACGGCAAAATGGTTTTAAGCTACGGAGTGAATCCGGTGCTCATCAAAAAATTCAAAAATCTGAACGAAGCCATGACCATAATAAAAAGCCACTGCCTTAAAAACAAATTAGCGGGAAAAGGCGACAAAGTAGTTCTAGTGGCCGGAATGCCTTTCGGCAAATCCGTCGGCACCAACATGGTTTTGGTGGAAAAAATCTAGTTAATTAGAGCTATTTTACAGCAAAAAGGCCTTATTTTATAAGGTTTTTTGCTGCTTAGGACCGAATTTGTTTAAAAGCCTTGACAAAACAGTTTAAATCTATATAATAATAAAAGAATTAAGCAAGGACAGGAACTTAAAAATTAGATACGGACTGAATTTACAAAACCTTTTTAGGCAAGCAAAATTCAGTGTTGGAAAAAATAAACTTTTTATTTCTGAAAATTTTTTCAAAAAACGAAAAGGAGAAAATAGGTATGAAAATATTTTCTGTTGATGCGGAAACGGATGGCCTCTATGGTGAATCATTTGCCATAGGGGCAACTGTTAGGGAAAATGGACGCGAAGCGACTTTTCAAGGAAGGATACCTGACAGCAAAGTGTCTAACCGGTGGGTGAAGAAAAATGTTCTTCCCCATATTATCGATATGAGCATTACTTGCTCCTCTAGTTATATCTTAGAGGAGAGTTTTTGGAAATTCTGGATGGAAAACAAGGAGGATGCAATAGTCATAGCTCATTGTGCTTCTCCAGTGGAAACAGGACTCTTCCGCCGTTGCGTGGAAAGAGATCTTGAAAATCGAATGGGGGATGGTCCTTATCCGGCTATTAATGACGTGGCCACTCTCTTGATGTTATTGGGAGAAAGGATTGATTCCGTTGATACTTACAATAATAAGTATGGAATCATTGTTCCTTTCAAGGGGACATCGCATCATCCAATGTATGATGCGGAGGCCGCGGCAGTCTGCTGGGAGCATGCTTTCAGCAGATTAACCTTAAAATAAAAAGGAGGGGAATAGATATGAAAAAATTAATTAGGGGAATAAAAAGGGAAATAAAAAATTTCTTATTTCCGGCAGATGCCATGCTGGAAAGATTCCAGAAGAAATTTCCCGGAAAATGCCCGATATGTTCTTTCCGGAGGTATGGTATTTGGAAGGGATTCAAAGTAGGACAGTTACCGGCGCATAACT is part of the Candidatus Paceibacter sp. genome and harbors:
- the pyk gene encoding pyruvate kinase gives rise to the protein KKTKIVATIGPVTSGEEKLTELLESGMNVMRINFSHGDFAEHQTKVNNGRKASKKTGIPLAIMQDLGGPKIRIGDFYKESITLKEGETFTLTTEKITGDEKRVYINYPLLPKEVKKGGYILLHDGKKKLQITDIKGSEVICKIIVGGDIKGRRGVNLPGAYLSVSSITEKDRKDLEFGIKNKVDYVALSFVRRPGDIIELREILKKAKLSAGIIAKIETPEAVENIEEIIKLADGIMVARGDLAIEVPAEDVPLIQKMIIEKCNRAGKPVITATQMLESMIKSPVPTRAEVSDVANAILDGTDAIMLSEETTLGDYPVEAVKMMSRIAERVEDDILHQKLTFSRKINSSRRKMASVDGEVSAQSALEEVTNAISGEAVDIARGVDAKFIVALSNSGFTARMISRFKPFQEILGMTPNKETYGKMVLSYGVNPVLIKKFKNLNEAMTIIKSHCLKNKLAGKGDKVVLVAGMPFGKSVGTNMVLVEKI